A genomic window from Salvia hispanica cultivar TCC Black 2014 chromosome 5, UniMelb_Shisp_WGS_1.0, whole genome shotgun sequence includes:
- the LOC125186892 gene encoding staphylococcal-like nuclease CAN2 isoform X1: MGNALRFLCAKCCEPSPESDSVGHHGVTAETVGVSALAHDLYNFEITNQVPQELGKHVVSSRKAQSNWYKKLAVAWRETKPPPKSAEEASRLVIQTLKRHQKADVEVSDRISFIPLGIMSTIYIILIALLVKGLLAFYGLPLHHTLVDLTTGPPPSHSQPQGLKFELHTIPVDPKAVADGDTITVYVSVEDSRESANVPREVQVAAVERANARAQRNYDRADELHKHIIDAGYRVINLQNEEVLAKKYRIRLRGIDAPEGKMPFGQEAKDELVKIVQNKCLRVLVFDEDRYGRCVGDIYCNGIFVQESMLKKGLAWHYKAYDRRPELDKWEKEARAKRVGLWSSSNPEMPWEWRKDRRQGR, translated from the exons ATGGGAAACGCTCTAAGATTCCTGTGCGCCAAATGTTGCGAACCTTCGCCGGAATCCGATTCCGTCGGCCACCACGGCGTCACTGCCGAGACTGTCGGAGTTTCCGCCCTCGCTCACGATCTTTACAACTTTGAAATCACCAACCAG gtTCCCCAAGAACTAGGTAAGCATGTTGTGTCATCCAGAAAAGCTCAATCCAACTG gtACAAGAAGCTAGCTGTAGCGTGGAGGGAGACAAAACCGCCCCCTAAATCCGCGGAAGAAGCCTCGCGGCTCGTGATTCAGACGCTCAAGAGGCATCAGAAGGCGGACGTCGAGGTTTCTGACAGGATTAGCTTCATACCTCTTGGAATAATGAGTACAATTTATATAATCTTGATTGCTTTGCTTGTAAAGGGTCTCTTAGCTTTCTATGGCCTTCCATTGCATCACACTTTGGTGGACCTCACCACTGGGCCTCCTCCCTCCCACTCCCAGCCTCAAGGTCTCAAGTTCGAATTACATACTATACCC GTAGATCCGAAGGCTGTGGCAGATGGTGATACCATTACGGTATATGTAAGTGTTGAAGACTCTAGGGAGTCCGCGAATGTTCCTAGGGAAGTCCAAGTTGCAGCTGTTGAAAGAGCTAATGCCCGCGCTCAGAGGAATTATGATCGTGCAGATGAACTCCACAAGCATATTATTGATGCAGGATACAG GGTGATAAATCTTCAAAACGAGGAGGTTCTCGCCAAGAAATACAGAATAAGATTGAG AGGAATTGATGCACCGGAGGGTAAAATGCCGTTTGGACAAGAAGCGAAGGACGAGCTGGTAAAAATTGTGCAGAACAAGTGTCTAAGAGTCCTTGTGTTTGATGAAGATCGTTATGGTAGGTGCGTAGGAGATATATATTGCAATGGCATCTTCGTTCAG gAGTCGATGCTTAAGAAGGGGCTAGCATGGCACTACAAAGCTTATGATCGACGTCCCGAGCTGGATAAG TGGGAGAAAGAGGCTCGTGCAAAACGCGTGGGTTTGTGGTCGTCTTCTAACCCTGAGATGCCATGGGAGTGGAGAAAGGACAGACGTCAAGGCAGATAG
- the LOC125186892 gene encoding staphylococcal-like nuclease CAN2 isoform X2 codes for MGNALRFLCAKCCEPSPESDSVGHHGVTAETVGVSALAHDLYNFEITNQVPQELGKHVVSSRKAQSNWYKKLAVAWRETKPPPKSAEEASRLVIQTLKRHQKADVEGLLAFYGLPLHHTLVDLTTGPPPSHSQPQGLKFELHTIPVDPKAVADGDTITVYVSVEDSRESANVPREVQVAAVERANARAQRNYDRADELHKHIIDAGYRVINLQNEEVLAKKYRIRLRGIDAPEGKMPFGQEAKDELVKIVQNKCLRVLVFDEDRYGRCVGDIYCNGIFVQESMLKKGLAWHYKAYDRRPELDKWEKEARAKRVGLWSSSNPEMPWEWRKDRRQGR; via the exons ATGGGAAACGCTCTAAGATTCCTGTGCGCCAAATGTTGCGAACCTTCGCCGGAATCCGATTCCGTCGGCCACCACGGCGTCACTGCCGAGACTGTCGGAGTTTCCGCCCTCGCTCACGATCTTTACAACTTTGAAATCACCAACCAG gtTCCCCAAGAACTAGGTAAGCATGTTGTGTCATCCAGAAAAGCTCAATCCAACTG gtACAAGAAGCTAGCTGTAGCGTGGAGGGAGACAAAACCGCCCCCTAAATCCGCGGAAGAAGCCTCGCGGCTCGTGATTCAGACGCTCAAGAGGCATCAGAAGGCGGACGTCGAG GGTCTCTTAGCTTTCTATGGCCTTCCATTGCATCACACTTTGGTGGACCTCACCACTGGGCCTCCTCCCTCCCACTCCCAGCCTCAAGGTCTCAAGTTCGAATTACATACTATACCC GTAGATCCGAAGGCTGTGGCAGATGGTGATACCATTACGGTATATGTAAGTGTTGAAGACTCTAGGGAGTCCGCGAATGTTCCTAGGGAAGTCCAAGTTGCAGCTGTTGAAAGAGCTAATGCCCGCGCTCAGAGGAATTATGATCGTGCAGATGAACTCCACAAGCATATTATTGATGCAGGATACAG GGTGATAAATCTTCAAAACGAGGAGGTTCTCGCCAAGAAATACAGAATAAGATTGAG AGGAATTGATGCACCGGAGGGTAAAATGCCGTTTGGACAAGAAGCGAAGGACGAGCTGGTAAAAATTGTGCAGAACAAGTGTCTAAGAGTCCTTGTGTTTGATGAAGATCGTTATGGTAGGTGCGTAGGAGATATATATTGCAATGGCATCTTCGTTCAG gAGTCGATGCTTAAGAAGGGGCTAGCATGGCACTACAAAGCTTATGATCGACGTCCCGAGCTGGATAAG TGGGAGAAAGAGGCTCGTGCAAAACGCGTGGGTTTGTGGTCGTCTTCTAACCCTGAGATGCCATGGGAGTGGAGAAAGGACAGACGTCAAGGCAGATAG
- the LOC125189844 gene encoding protein FAR1-RELATED SEQUENCE 12-like: MNYNHALEAQRSNSAKLEYYDSTKVPILRTELEIEKHASTIYSGSAFNAIQEEIVYACFSLSCATLGVSTNRENEVYNINDKDSNSWTVTYSIGDDTYLCGCKKFERLGLSCSHIFCVLKYKFVKLIPEKLRGWRWLKSQFVKPIHGGFCDDHEVFSVVDEKKIAFKNMYALFFEIVESIEGNIDQINAFTTIIEEGKKQLLGEGVVLSSIEKRALIENFYGSQVPNFIEVHPPNVVSTKGSGSRRKSKKEAAIKLAKKPGRKCGNCHVIGHHDSRNCKKVNEKTKQRQ, encoded by the coding sequence ATGAACTATAACCATGCTTTGGAGGCTCAAAGAAGTAATAGTGCAAAGCTTGAATACTATGATTCAACAAAAGTGCCTATTTTGCGAACAGAATTGGAAATCGAGAAACATGCATCAACAATATATAGTGGCAGTGCTTTTAATGCAATTCAAGAGGAGATAGTTTATGCATGTTTCTCTTTGTCTTGTGCAACTCTAGGAGTGTCTACCAATAGAGAGAATGAAGTATATAACATAAATGACAAGGATTCAAACTCATGGACAGTGACTTACTCCATTGGTGATGACACCTATTTGTGTGGATGTAAAAAGTTTGAGAGACTTGGTCTATCGTGCAgccatatattttgtgtgttgaaaTATAAGTTTGTTAAGTTGATACCCGAGAAGTTGCGTGGATGGAGATGGTTGAAGTCACAGTTTGTGAAGCCAATACATGGAGGTTTTTGTGATGATCATGAAGTATTCTCTGTTGTAGACGAGAAGAAGATTGCATTTAAAAACATGTATGCATTATTCTTTGAAATAGTAGAAAGTATTGAAGGGAACATTGACCAAATCAATGCATTTACTACAATTATTGAAGAAGGTAAGAAGCAGCTTCTTGGAGAAGGTGTTGTTCTGTCTTCAATAGAGAAGAGAGCATTGATTGAAAACTTCTATGGCTCACAAGTACCAAACTTTATTGAAGTTCATCCTCCTAATGTTGTCAGTACAAAGGGAAGTGGAAGTAGGAGGAAATCAAAGAAGGAGGCAGCAATCAAGTTAGCAAAGAAACCAGGCCGAAAGTGTGGAAACTGTCATGTGATAGGACACCATGATTCGAGGAACTGCAAAAAGGTGAATGAGAAGACAAAACAGAGGCAGTGA